The following coding sequences lie in one Ostrea edulis chromosome 8, xbOstEdul1.1, whole genome shotgun sequence genomic window:
- the LOC125662046 gene encoding inverted formin-2-like, protein MSSSSSSPSSDSDDEEKTAGKISKWKFVRTTMGRILEMQFDECDADDFVDLLSSPSVKTLTALKKKLKKSDRDWIHEFLDGAGLGILLDAVDVIGSRRVTKLSEALKLFQCVSCIKLLVNSLTGLSFFVQHSSHIKKLVKALDTSDVLVKKLVIGLLSALCVYSDDGYNLVMNALNSYKAVKKQRYRFSLIVNELKMATLTPYKTTLLALVNSVIVANEDLEARVRIRNEFIGLDIMDLVSNLRNEDDDDLIIQCDVFDDEKQSDDEEMAASFPACVNIHDHDQVFRALYQKVYNTPFEDVFLNVLQTLLQIEPENPLSDIQWKSVETSVRRVVLIDETRAKRTSVLGMDGLPIYPKTSKAVQTDHIIPTEEHRTITAESTQTESISTTIRQNEGSDLYSSPSPLPPPPPPPPPGIGIPPPPPPPPGFGIQPPPPPPPPPGIGIPPPPPLPPGSIKAGTASSTFCSNQPDTCEMWTPTPKHKMKTVNWKKLPLRTISSHENVWKEVLGMSDQVPVKYENLEQLFCQKQIQKSKGNTKPKVPSVILLLDNKRSMNVNIFLKQFKCSHSEIISMIEAGDTRAIGQERLLGLQKILPDADEIKMLRDFEGDKEKLGNAEKFFETLAQLPSFEIRIDGLVLKDEFQITLDSLLPNIAAFENTCHHLLKNESFKVFLRYVLHSGNFMNAGKYNGNAKGFRIESLDKLMDTRANKPRVTFLHYLVAEAEKENADALSFLDEISPDLSKVSKFTLKDLREEVAELKGRVSKLHEGLVNCPADVRNQLKTFIQDARQGMTSLDEGLRNIANLAKELASYFCEDEQSFKIDECIRNMNTFCDHVTRCQKENRKEEKAEQRRKQKQEKAYKLKSKERVSAVVKPVEEDCIIDRLLQEIREGSKLRKTRS, encoded by the exons ATGTCATCCTCATCCTCATCTCCGTCATCAGATTCAGATGATGAAGAAAAGACCGCAGGGAAAATCTCAAAATGGAAATTTGTTCGGACGACCATGGGGAGGATTCTTGAGATGCAGTTCGATGAGTGTGACGCCGACGACTTCGTGGACCTGCTGAGCTCGCCCTCCGTAAAAACCTTAACAGCCTTAAAAAAGAAGCTGAAGAAATCGGATAGGGATTGGATACACGAGTTTCTGGACGGCGCGGGTCTCGGGATACTGTTGGATGCGGTAGATGTTATTGGAAGTCGGCGAGTGACGAAATTATCCGAAGCACTGAAGCTTTTTCAATGCGTATCCTGCATCAAACTGTTGGTGAATTCCCTGACGGGGTTGTCGTTCTTTGTTCAACACAGCAGTCACATCAAAAAGCTTGTTAAAG CTTTGGATACCAGTGACGTGTTGGTGAAGAAACTTGTAATTGGATTGCTGTCGGCGCTATGTGTGTATTCTGATGATGGTTACAACCTCGTCATGAACGCGTTAAACAGTTATAAG GCAGTGAAGAAACAGAGGTATCGCTTCAGTTTAATTGTAAATGAACTAAAGATGGCGACCCTGACTCCGTACAAGACCACATTGCTTGCCTTAGTCAACTCCGTAATCGTCGCAAATGAAGATCTAGAAGCGAGAGTGAGAATTCGTAATGAATTCATAG gtTTAGACATTATGGACTTGGTTAGCAACTTAAGAAATGAAGATGACGATGACTTGATCATTCAATGCGATGTTTTTGACGATGAGAAACAGTCCGATGATGAGGAAATGGCGGCTTCGTTTCCCGCCTGTGTCAACATCCATGATCACGACCAGGTCTTCAGAGCTCTTTATCAAAAG GTTTACAATACTCCATTTGAGGACGTGTTTCTGAATGTGTTACAAACTCTTCTACAAATAGAACCAGAAAACCCGCTTAG TGACATACAGTGGAAATCAGTGGAGACGTCAGTCAGGCGTGTCGTTCTAATTGATGAAACACGCGCCAAGAGAACAAGTGTACTAGGAATGGATGGATTGCCCATCTACCCAAAGACATCTAAGGCAGTCCAAACAGACCAC ATAATCCCTACAGAAGAACATCGTACGATTACCGCAGAATCAACCCAAACAGAATCTATATCCACAACGATCAGACAAAATGAAGGCTCAGATTTATATTCTTCTCCTTCTCCattaccaccaccaccaccaccgcCACCACCTGGCATTGGAATTCCACCGCCGCCGCCTCCTCCACCTGGTTTCGGAATtcaaccaccaccaccaccgcCGCCGCCACCTGGCATTGGaataccaccaccaccaccgcTTCCACCTGGGAGCATCAAAGCGGGAACAGCTTCGTCCACATTCTGTAGTAACCAGCCAGACACTTGTGAGATGTGGACTCCAACTCCCAAACATAAGATGAAGACCGTCAACTGGAAAAAGCTCCCACTGCGCACTATTTCGT CCCATGAAAATGTTTGGAAAGAAGTGCTTGGTATGTcggatcaggtgcctgtgaaatatgaaaacttaGAGCAACTCTTCTGTCAGAAACAAATTCAAAAATCCAAAGGAAATACAAAACCCAAAGTACCATCGGTG aTATTATTACTAGACAACAAACGAAGCATGAACGTCAACATTTTCCTGAAACAATTTAAGTGCAGTCACAGCGAAATTATATCTATGATCGAAGCTGGCGACACACGCGCCATTGGACAAGAGCGTTTGCTTGGTCTCCAAAAGATACTTCCGGATGCTGACGAG ATTAAGATGCTAAGAGATTTTGAGGGAGACAAAGAGAAACTTGGAAACGCTGAAAAGTTCTTCGAAACACTCGCCCAACTGCCATCTTTTGAAATCCGCATCGACGGTCTAGTTCTGAAAGATGAATTTCAAATTACTCTCGATTCACTCTTGCCGAATATTGCCGCCTTTGAGAACACCTGTCACCATCTACTGAAGAACGAATCTTTCAAAGTGTTCCTTCGTTATGTCTTACACTCTGGAAATTTCATGAATGCG GGAAAATACAATGGAAATGCAAAGGGTTTCCGAATTGAATCGTTGGACAAACTAATGGACACTCGAGCTAACAAACCTCGGGTAACATTTCTTCACTACCTTGTGGCGGAGGCTGAGAAGGAGAACGCAGACGCTCTATCTTTTCTAGATGAGATTTCCCCCGATCTGTCAAAAGTCTCAAA GTTCACATTAAAGGATTTAAGAGAGGAAGTGGCGGAATTAAAAGGGAGAGTCTCAAAACTTCACGAAGGCCTGGTAAACTGTCCAGCTGACGTCAGAAACCAACTCAAAACCTTCATACAG GACGCTCGACAGGGAATGACATCATTGGATGAGGGATTACGCAATATAGCCAATTTGGCAAAAGAATTGGCCAGCTACTTTTGTGAAGACGAACAGAGTTTCAAAATCGATGAATGTATACGCAACATGAACACTTTTTGTGACCACGTTACACGATGTCAAAAG gaaaatCGAAAAGAAGAAAAAGCGGAACAGAGAAGGAAACAAAAACAGGAAAAGGCGTATAAACTCAAAAGCAAAGAAC gTGTCTCAGCAGTTGTGAAACCAGTTGAGGAAGACTGCATCATAGACCGATTGCTGCAGGAAATTCGAGAAGGATCCAAACTCCGGAAAACAAGATCATGA
- the LOC125663198 gene encoding fibroleukin-like encodes MLSGVYTIRTKGYDDHSVYCDMTTEGGGWTVILKRTDGSVDFAKNWDAYKNGFGDASSEYWIGNEMIHHLTKQNLPAMLYVMITHVNGTTFYQIYHQFSVSSEKDGYQLSIGETTGTLGDSIMPTGNLKQNLKGMMFSTAEKDQDRYDVGNCAKLYKGGWWFNACHYAFLTGPFGSDGWFKPWYPVFTHGHQIQAVIMMTKRK; translated from the exons ATGTTGTCTGGTGTCTACACGATTCGTACCAAAGGATACGATGATCACTCTGTTTACTGTGACATGACGACGGAAGGAGGAGGATGGACG GTAATACTGAAACGGACGGACGGATCTGTGGATTTTGCCAAGAATTGGGATGCCTACAAAAATGGATTCGGAGATGCATCATCCGAATATTGGATTG GGAACGAGATGATACATCATCTGACGAAGCAGAATCTCCCCGCCATGTTGTATGTAATGATCACCCACGTGAATGGTACTACCTTCTATCAAATATACCACCAGTTTTCCGTATCTAGTGAAAAAGATGGCTACCAACTGTCTATAGGGGAGACCACGGGAACTCTAG GAGATTCCATAATGCCAACTGGAAACCTAAAGCAGAATTTGAAAGGAATGATGTTTAGCACCGCCGAAAAAGACCAAGATCGATATGATGTGGGCAACTGTGCCAAACTCTACAAGGGAGGCTGGTGGTTCAATGCATGCCATTACGCTTTCCTGACAGGTCCCTTTGGGTCTGACGGCTGGTTCAAACCTTGGTACCCGGTATTTACACATGGACACCAAATCCAAGCTGTAATCATGATGACAAAGAGAAAGTAA